In Benincasa hispida cultivar B227 chromosome 8, ASM972705v1, whole genome shotgun sequence, the sequence tgttacaaaaatctaataaatggatctatggctacactagaagaaattcgggctttaatgtcggttttaaaccgatattaaagatagtgttattaaagccctttaatgtcggttgtctttaatgtttgttttaaactgacattaaagggcttcaataacaccaataacacagtcttcaatgtcggttgcaaccgacattaaaggtctttagtgattaaagcctgtcggttgcaaccgagaTTAATGTTGGTTGCAACGATATTAAagcctgtttttttttttaattcttaatcgacattgaagcccgaatctgtcatttttttaaaaaaattctgtTGCCGAAtcaatttttttggtcaaataagttaaaaacgacattatacgtctcgtgttgggtcaggaaatgtctgtcattgttttatattaaaaagtataaaaaaatttgcatggagagcccatcaatatttgtcttccacctatgaatttatccacaaacaagaatcaatatttcaatccattacatatactcatcaatatttgtcttccacctatgaatttatccaccaaAATTTGCAAAATAATACCAGAAcaagactttcatagaatacaacTTATACCAAAGCCaccatttctctcattcacaaatatcaattagtactaattccatcgATACTACTTAACACCGAATACCCCATgaacacaaaaaatatattatacataaatattccaataataaatagatcatgtcttccacctatgaatttatccacaaacaagaatcacaataccagaaccagactttcatagaatacttacaccaagccctcatttctctcattcacaaatatcatattagtactaattccattcacaaagatcatggttagataaacttacattcattctaagctagcatttacattctgttgagacaaaaaacaagaattacatccttacacaaatcggccaacaaaacttgcccattggGTCTGAATTACGTCGATCTCTCCTTGCATATATGcatcttttgtattgaactacaaaaaggaaaaaaagaaaagataaattcaacataagtttacgtccatttattaaattaaagctaatactatataaaaaataaataatttacgtacgaggctagtaatgggagtagtaggattatgtACTATTTCGTgtaatgggagtagtaggatAAGCTAGTACTATATCCAGGATTCATACATATATTACCCAAACACTAATATCTATCTAGATCATGAAACCTGAAATCATGAAAAAGACAACAGAGGATGGAACGAGAAACCTTGAAGGGGAATTCAATAAAATTAGAACTACAATAGATAAACAATTCAACTGTAATGCAAGTATATAGCAAAATACCATCTAGGCTAATAGATggtaaataatatcaaaatcaataactccCAAATACAGGTCATAAGATACAAAACTCTAAGAACCATGACTGACACTACGATATAGAGCAACTGCCTCATTTCCATGAACACGGGCAAACATTTTTCACTCGTTTTTTACCACAAATTTTTTTCACTTTAAATAATAAAGCGAGAGATCTGAAATAATGGAAAGACTTACAAATGCTAGCATATCCTGGAGATAGCTCCTGAATAGTGTTTGCATGGCCTgccaaaagaatgaaataattcAAACTAATAACCATCTAACTACTATTTAGAATTCAACATCCTGTGCTTAGTAGgggaaaaacaacaaaacccaATACAATCAAGAGTTAGTTCCCAGTGACCATGAAAAGTTATAGAAATTTGGCCATAAAAAATACTAAATTTCGAGAATATTGCATGCTCAACAATTATATTAAGAGCATGTTGAATACAGAAATAAAACTGAAGATTATTCGGTTATGATAAACATATAACACATTTCTGTTTTTTCGGCGAGGCTCGAATCGATCTAATGAAGAGATAAACATCTATAGTAGGAAAAAACCTGAAGATCATCAGGAAGGTACTGGTGCTTCATGGAAAGGTCCATGGCCTGCTTCAAACGATGATTGCACACATCAACAACCTCCCTGGGGAGTCGATTCAAAGCCTCCTTCACAGCAATATCATAATATGGATCATACATATCGTCGTATTGAAGACCTAACATAGTAATACAACCCAAAATCAATCTCCACGGAACAAAATTCGAAATCAACGctatagaaaaagaaatgattaGGGTTTCAATTACCATAATTACGGAGGCGTTGGGTGAGCGCTTTCATGTGTTGACAAGAAAACCAGTTCTTCTTTGGGTTGATGAAGGACTGCAAAAAGGACGCCATTTCGATCTCTCTCATTTCTTCCTCCGCAAAAATTTACTCTCTGATTTTTTCGTCAGAACAAGACTGGTTAATGAACATGAACTTCAGGCATGGACAAAATCAATCTACGAACATGAGCTGCACAATGGTTAGATCCAACAAGATGGAGTAGTTCTTTCGTCATATCCGTGATTGAGAGAAACAAGCAAGgggtattcaagaatcaacatgaaaaatcataaaaacttCCAAAATCTTACCCAACAAACTCTAGTGAGAAGTGACGGATTCCAGCGGCTAGATCTAGTGTATGGATTGCAGATtagtgagagtgagagagagaaagaaagattggAACTTTAGGTGGTAGGTTTACTTTTCTGTGTGTTAGAGAGAGAGTTCGATAgaggagaaagaaagagagagagaaagctCACTGATGACGCTAGGCGATGGACGGTGAGGCGATTGGAGAAAGGGTCTTGGCTAGTGAACGTGCAGTTGAGGAAGACGACGTGGGAAGGGCTTGGgcggagaagaagatgaagattgggGATTTAATTTgagggtttttttcttttacacaatatatatattagtttttttattttcttattgatAATTGGGGAAGGCGAAAtatgaaaatgggagagagggaaacaaaaaaaattgacctacaatgtcggttttaaaccgacattataagTACACCTACAAagtcggtttaaaaccaacattaaagatcctttttttttaagaaaccgacattgtacatcCATTTTAGTTTTTCCTAACCAGCATCAAAGCCCAGATTTCTTGTAGTGCTacaatatgaatactttaaactTTATATGGCGActtaaaagaggatcaagttttagtatatagccaaaatagtctataagtatatggatgagattggttacctcatcctggtgacactactggatgcgacccattttatatactaatacaaatgatgtgatcccaaaatcatttatatggagacatgtgagtggagacattctatgtaatgagtttgcataagaccaaacctcgacatagtcacttttctttataacgatcgtttactgttaaaactgactatttcaaatttaatgacttagggtaactcgatcttaatcctgagctaactatgaactcctgtttatttgggattatcctttgatctgcataggagagagtagtccaacaacactgcccaataagcctccaattttgaggataagaccagatagatagctggtgacatagttttgcaagatagaattcactcccatccgacttagggttagcagataggttgatCTCTAAAGCATtcattcctggtcttgaacaatggggccccaccctttcatgatcaagagggtcatggtttataagttgaactataaaccaattgttcaatggagaatcagtgggagcttaaggagtaagatgtatttataggggtaaaatgataattttgacctaactgtaaatatgaacgacctgtgaaggatcaacttattgattatggttaaaatggacaaaaatatactacagtgaggagagtgcaactatcaaactatagtggtgtgtctcgatagttgacgaatattgattaattcgacctaaaagagtttagccaattaatctcaaattgttagagttcataatctgtaggtccataaggttcctttaGTAGCTCGTAGAATTATCTTGGATCAGCGAATAAAATGGATTTGAAATGACGAgattcaaaattagggttttgaatttgaattgttcaaatgcAATTAGGGTTTTCATTAAATGTACTTGAtgcaattaaaacatttaattcaattgaaattaaacgaaaatggagaaattaatatatttaaataatgatttaaatattgaattacatgaataagattcatgtatTAATTAGatgtttaattgatttaatatttgatattaaattattattatttaaataaatcatttttcaaaattagaaattcaaaattgaattaaaaaataattttttatcttttaaaaattagatgGATTAATCCACTAAAATGAACACCTAAGCATTAACAATAATGCAAATTTAAGTGTCAAATTGCATTAATGGTAATTGGTTGCATGAATTGAACATataaaatgttcaatttttcaATGAGCATGCAAAACTCAAGTTTTCTTTAAATTCTGAAAAATTTCTCCAGCTCAAACACTTTCTTGATCTCACTCAAATCCAACTCAAATTAAGAGATTCCACTTCTCAATTCAagttagagaatagtagagaagatctttgtgATAGTCCTTTGTTGTTCTGAAGACCCAATTCGTGGAGAGGAGCTGGTATTACTGAATATCATTAAAGGCTGtagttcttgaaacccttttttttaatattttgtttcaatgcatgtttttaatgtcaaattaagtgtaattagagtgcttattgattctaatttcttccgctgcatgttagtttactctaaGGGGCTTCCACAAGTCATTCCTTTTTCTAGACAATACGCACAATCGCCACGAGTTTGATGGTGTTATTTGTGGATGATTTACCCACTCCATCATATAGTTCTCCATCTGTTTTGGAACTGGAACCATCGGTTATATCCCTTATGTTTTCTCTTACCCTTGTTTTGTTGAGGTTCAGGGGCCTTATATGGTGACGATATATTTCATGAAACTCGACGTGTACGCACCAATCCAGATCAACCTCCCTGCGACACCATTGGAATGTCTGACATAACTGGAACATGTATAGAAACTAGAATTGGGTCATCCAGTATCTCAACTGCCTCTTGTTTCACCTTTAATCGAGTAGCTTCCCACTGTTCCTTCAATGCCGTGGTTGTCTCCCGCTTTTTATGCTTATCCTCTTCGTCCACCGTTTGTACTGTATGCAATAGAAAACTAGATTGACCAAAATGAATAAACTTAATATAACAGCACACGTAAAACATGTAGAGTACAAACTGATTGGGACAATGTACATGTAGAGAACCAGGACCAGGACAACAGAACCGCTTTTTATCCTCATCCTCTTTCGTCTACGTTTTGTTCTCGAGCCTTGTCTACACGGACAATGTACAATGTCCGAGGCGACATCCTTCATTGGTTGGGTCTCTGGGGCTATAACAGTTGTACTGTATtcctattttaataaaaatgtattattagctaaaatcaattttttttagaaagtaaTTTGATCTATCGAGTTTCATGTACCTTCGGTTCATCAGACTCATCCTTGTTTATGCCACGGGCACCCGAAGGCACAATCTTTATGACACTAACGCCCTGTGAGTCAAGTGTAATGATCTTCTATCCTCCGAATATCAGTTCTTGATGATTATGAATATCCTTATTGGTGTTAGGAATGATATGGACAGCGAGGACAACTGAGTCATCCTTTACTTTCTTAGCTCCTCCTCTAAAGGGCTCTAATGAAATATCCCCCCCAGATTCATATGGGTCACTAACATCCTCAGATATGATATGAAGGAAATTAGTTTCGGGTTGTACATCAGCATCATCAGATTGAGCAACATTTGTTCCCTGCAGTTGCATTAAAAAAACTGTAAGCGAATGTACAAATTTGTAAAGATCGTATAAGTTCAGAGGATAATCTACCTTCAATAGTTGCCTAAGATATCATCATAACATAGACATCTCGCTAAACATCAACGACCTTAAAATGGAGGGTGTCGAACTCAAACTTAACACTGGCCTCAAACTGATCTACGCGACCCTCCAATCATCTTATCTCCCCTACAATACAGGATGTATCGGTATCCGGTACTCTACAATGTGTTGGATGTGGAGAATTGCCAGTGTCGATATCTGGTCTATGAGTGGGCTCCGAAGAATTGTGAACATCGATGTTTATATGGGAGGGATCTTTTTTCACACCACTTATTTCAACATTAACATGAACTTGGTCCTGGTCCTCGTTCTGTTGTTCATTGTGTCCATGATCACCCTTATCGTCATCATGATCACCATCACGTGGACGTGATCCAGTTGGATGCTAGAAATATCTATGTCGTGATAGCCACCACCCTCGTCGCCACAATCACCCTGATCGTGGCCAGTATCACCCTTGACACTGTCACCCTCACCAATAGGACCAGGTGGAAGGACATATACTTCAGGGGCAAGAACTATGCGACACATGAGAGCTACCATTTTCTTTGTTGGTACCAATCGTACCATTATAACGGGGTTTCTCTGTATGTGACAAGTTAGAGTCATAAGCAGAATGAACTTACAACAATATATCAAAAGAATTTCAATCCATTATCCATCGTGTCGTGAAAATATCTTTGTTAAATGAGGTGTATGTTGGGTTTTTCCTGCTCTCCCATTGAGACAAGCGTGGAATGGTTGTCTCATTAATACGAGTTACCATATTATCTCTGAGCAAAGAAATCATCTCATACGCCTACACCTACAAATAGGAAGATAGAGTCAAAGCATAAAAAACAATTGATGATAATTGAGAAGGAAGCACGTGTAGAAACCGTATATGAACTAACCTGTAAGGAAAATGGGAATCCGTATAGGCTATATTTAGCTAGAGTCTTGGGTTCTGCTTGATCAATATCACTGCTGAGAGCTCTCTTAAAACTACTGATAGTCTTCTAAAAAATCACACTACTCAAGTCGTGATTGCAAAAAATCTCCCATTCATCCCCAATGCCAAAGATGTTATAGCTAaacactttcttcttcttcctttccatcATGACTAACTCTATGAAATATACAAATGCCACTTTCACCGCGTCCTCGTCGTGCCTAAAGTCCATGGCAAGAAAATGTTCCTCGACTTCAAACTGTTTCAGTCTAGGTCTATCATTGAAGTATCATTTTCTTAAGCCTAGTAGGATTAGGATTATTCCGCACCACTCACGTTTATACCCTAAACCCAATGATGAGGTCAAACTCATCCTTACCAAATGATACCCTAAACCTGAatagataaaaagaaattacGTTCGGTCTATCATCCACTACCTCCATCAAAAGTAGGTGATGTATCAATTGTCCATTAAGGGAGAGTACTATCTAAGATGAGTCAGAATATGGTTTACCTAAATATGTCTAACTAGACCCTCGTTAGCTTCATCCAAATCACCATACAGGTCTTAGCCAGATGAGAACACGAAGATAACGAAGCCTTAAAGTATCTTGCTAGCTCGACCCTTGGCTCCATATTAATTAGCTATACGTGCCACAAAACATGGTACAATGTTAAAATCCCTAGTGAAAgaaaatattcttaaaaagGATGAACTTCAGAAGAAAGAAGCCAGAAAGCCATCACCAAAAGAGGACAAAGATCAACTCAACGTCACGAGAGGCAGAAGTCAGTTTTCTGTCTCTCGTGACTTCCACCTCTCATGAAGTTGAGTTGATTTCTGAAGTTTGTCTCATGAAGTAACTTCACGagaaaaaagatagaaatgaactcaacttcacGAGAGGCAGAAGTTAGCCTTCTGTGTCTCATGAAGTTGAGTTGATCTCTATCTTTTGTATTGTGAAGTTACTTTACAAGACAAACTTATAACATTATGAAACAAATGACAGAGATCTTTCAAGCTATTTTGAAAACTTCCCACTGTTGTGAATACTTCACAAGACAAATATTCGCAAGAACTTCACGAGATACTTGTCTCGTGAAGTTCAATACACCCAGAAAATATGAAATCAAATCAAGACGAATATGTAGTTTTTACCCCATATATCTTACAGGTTATTTTAAGTTCCTTAAAATTAAAAGGACAATAAAAAAAGGTTTTGGGTTTTTCACTACACATTCCTACCAGAAATCACACAGACTCCTCCTATAAACAATAGAATCGATACaattagaaagaaagaaaatggaaaaggtACCATTTTTTCAAAATCCATGTCGGGTGAAGGGGTAACGGAAGACGAAAGATGGGTCTATTTTACAGAGGTGGGGGAATCTTTGCGAGAAAATAGTCCAACAATGGTGAAGAAAACTgaatgagaagaagaagaatagaaaACCCCAACTTCCACGGAAAGATGAAGAGACTTCCACAGAAAGATGAGATTTGATCTAGCTTTTTGAAATGACCATTTattgaggaaaaaaattatctttttacgTGGTAGGTCCCTCTACTTAAAGTCTGAAATGTTggaaaaatggttaaaaaaaagtagattttaAAGATGAGGTTACTTTTGAATTGGGaaaaagtttttgggtcaaaatTGGCAATTTCTCTATAACAACCTAGGACTATGATAACCAACTCCTTACCTCAAATGCCCTCCTAATTTTATTACAATACAACACAAAACTTAATTAAACAAGTGCTAATATCTTAACCTTAAACTTTAAGAAATTATTACAAATCTTACCCTTCGAAAAGTTTCATTAAAAAATTCGTTAAAAGGACATCTTCTCATATGCTTTGATAAAATTTCATAGGAAAAAATCAAagcatcaaaactaaaattttgttaaaatttgtgAGTCTTCTGAAGTTattaaatgatcaatttttGTGTTAATCAAACTTAAATTTGTACACAACTATTTCAAAACTACTGAGTATGTAAAGGTATATGGTtgctttttattaaaattatcgAGTAAATTAGCGAAAATTGAATATaggataaaatatattaataattgaAATCTGGTTAAGTTCAGGTTTTGAATTTTTAGCCTTGAAGTTTTGTCAAAATAGACCATTGAGCTATAAAACGTGTGTATTAAATTTgtaagctttcaattttgtgtccgAACTTTAAAAATGGCTGGTTttccttctttatccatatccCTGcccttatttaattttgagttaAATTTTGTAGGAATTGGGTCTCTTTGGGAAAAAAACCTAGCCCTACGTTTAGGATTTAGATCAACATTAGAAATCTAGATTCAACATCTAATTTCCCTACATTTGCGATGACCTAACAACGTCATCTCAATGATGAAAAAATCTCAATACATTGACGATATATCCTCAATGTTTTCGTAAAATCATGCATCCGATAGAAATATTGAGGATAAGATCTTTTTTCTCTAAATCTTCCGATATATCGCCGATATTAGCGATATATCTCTGATATATGTTTTTGTGCTAATATCTTTCACAACTCAACAAAATCAAggatattttgttgatatatcacatatattttgTGGATATATCATGGAAATATCGTGGATATTTTGTCTACATGTTGTCTAATTATCGTTATATAtcactttttatcttttttctaaTATCAAGCTTTTCCAATGTGCTACCTTTTccaatttctaatttttctcaattttcaattcAGACATTTCATTCAAAGAAATTAAGTttagaaaaaacacaaaaaatacTTCGATCATGGCTATAAAATTGGTAGAGACCAGAAATTAGCCCTTCACTAGAGAATCTTAATTCATACATGTTGTACAACTTCAACCATCATAGAGCTCGTGGACCAGAAATTGGAGCAATAGGAAAACCTTTCATTTATAGAAGGTTTGCACATGACGATTGATGCTAACTCACTTGTTTTAGGTATAAAGGAGATGAGTTTGGACAGTCAATGTGGACATGGTCAATATGTCCATAACAATAGTAATTATGGCTATTCTCATAGTAACTATAATCATTCAAGTGATTATTGTTAATGTGGTTATAGTGATGAGTTTAACACATCGATCTATACATGAGACCATAACTTCCTTGTGAAAGTGATGAAGACCCGGATTTAGTGCCTCTATATTATCTACATTATATAGATCACTATCCTCATTTCAATGAAACATGATTTGATCCAAGGTATCCTCCTATTGGTAGTATTTGGGTTGACGTTGAGACTCATGGATGACATACTTTTAATTTATAAGAAATTTTTAAACATACAATGACTTGAGAGCAATATTGTCACTATCAAATCAATTATGCTCTAATGTTTAACTAATATCTCTTAgatcatctttttattattgaatattaTATTAGACCTTCATTTTGTATGACCTAGActttattaatgaaatatttagttcataataattttttggaaaattatttcaaatggtaaagttgttgaaaatatttacaagatatagtaaaattttcgaattatcaatgatagacgttgatattatatctgtgtttatcaatatcactgatagacattgataaagtgtctatcattgacagttcttaaatttggtttatttttttatatttaaaaatagctcTAAATTTTTTGGTCTTCATTATTATCTGTTATTTCATTATCAATCATATTTGGTTTCTAAttattgatttatatgtttgaacttatatttaaattattaaataagtttgttctaaaatttcataaaaaaattcacAATAATTTTATGAGTTTCCATGATATCCATAATTTTTTTCTGAATATCCGTCGACATTCAAATATCCATCAATATATCCGTAAATCTAACTCATGGATATTTACACCGATAACGATATTTTCATCCTTGCATCATCCTTACATATCTTAAACTATTTTTAAGGGTAAAAATCATCCTCACAAACCAACAATGATCCTTTCATCGTGTTTTACCCATACTACATACTTCttaaaaagaatttcaaaagggcatctaaaataaaattgctCTAAGAGTAAAGAcgctaaactttttttttgctAGAAAAATGAACATCCCGACCTAATAAGTTATATACGTTCCACCTTATTCTATTCTCTTGTTAACATTTATGTTGGAGATGATCCCTTAGTCTTAGTGATTAAGTTGTGACCAAACCGTATCGCGACATGTGGACCATacatacttttttctttttattttaaaaattaaacgtGTTAATGCCACTGAACAACATGATcccatttcaaaattaaataattccTCTCTTCTTCTCATCAATTTTCCTATCAACTTTAGGGGATGCCATTGCTGTCacatcttttcatttttcttttcttttcttttgcataagatttaaaatactcagtacTCTTTGGTATATCCTTCTTTTCccacaattttttattttaaaattattagatCTTAAATCCTTATTCTTCcacacaaagaaaaaaaaaggaacaaaaaacCCCACCATTCTTAAACTTCCATAGTTCCATACACATATActtattatttatgtttgattactacttattttatttttattttgtttctttcatttcttataatttaCTCCATAACATAATTTATGCATAcatgcttttatttttaattacataTTCTATATTATTAGAACTTCTTTTTAGTTAAATCACTTTCATATGTGGTAGTTTTTATACTGGAACTCTCACTTTCACTACTATTTGAGCCTCGCTTTTAACTTTCAGATCATGTCATTTTAAGGTGCTATTAAATGGAATGAAAAGTTTATACACTAaggtaattttgaaaactaaaaagattagttttaaaaattaatttttatttttgaaatttggataagaattcaaatataTGTATAAGGAAAGTGAAAAACATACCAATGAAATTCTGAAGAAGTAAGCTtgcataatatttaaaattattatgaaaccgacaaataaagaaaatgagaaaatataAACAGCAAAGATTAACATGTAGATTTACTTGATTCAATGACAACGTGTTAGCTATGTCCATGGGTAGAGGGAGAAATCTGtttattattagagaaaaatataaaataatacagTTTGTATAGG encodes:
- the LOC120083968 gene encoding cytochrome b-c1 complex subunit 7-2, mitochondrial-like, whose amino-acid sequence is MASFLQSFINPKKNWFSCQHMKALTQRLRNYGLQYDDMYDPYYDIAVKEALNRLPREVVDVCNHRLKQAMDLSMKHQYLPDDLQAMQTLFRSYLQDMLAFFNTKDAYMQGEIDVIQTQWYVGIELLKLDIGKIPLTRCVVQQVLIVVASGHSSEIRSCFAAAKIHQDLLR